A genomic segment from Cryptosporangium minutisporangium encodes:
- a CDS encoding CoA transferase has translation MFSARCRPSLREEGEHVARVLGTAVPADDAAAPCAVETWFGWGLAELTGAPDGPPTAPGAPVTARVGALLDALSPLAIDAAHVLAGRAALHGWARAGRTSANGSCRLLAAADGWLAVNLSRPTDLDLLPALLEAEVDGDPWDALATAAAAAPAATLAARAQLLGIPAAVPGSATGIPPLRTHHLGGSAPVGGSFVVLDFSAMWAGPLCVHVLGRAGAQVVKVEDVRRPDGARFGPPEFYAELHDGHASLVLDFSTPEGRAALAALAADADVVVESSRPRALRRLGLVAEEWLAARPGRTWISITGYGRDDPEQRVAFGDDAAVAGGLLATAPDGTPVFCGDAIADPLTGLYAAAAALASRRTGGGHLLDVAMAGVCADLSRPGDAPVVEHPRDADGVLRHPGATTPGGDPHDRAGDGWAAPC, from the coding sequence GTGTTCTCCGCGCGCTGCCGCCCGTCGCTCCGCGAGGAGGGCGAACACGTGGCACGCGTCCTGGGCACCGCCGTGCCCGCCGACGACGCAGCGGCTCCGTGCGCGGTCGAGACGTGGTTCGGCTGGGGCCTGGCCGAGCTGACCGGCGCGCCGGACGGTCCCCCGACGGCTCCCGGCGCTCCGGTGACCGCGCGGGTCGGCGCGCTGCTCGACGCGCTGTCCCCGCTCGCGATCGACGCCGCGCACGTGCTGGCCGGGCGTGCCGCGCTGCACGGCTGGGCCCGCGCCGGGCGGACGTCGGCGAACGGCAGTTGCCGGCTCCTGGCGGCGGCCGACGGCTGGCTCGCGGTGAACCTGTCCCGCCCGACCGACCTCGACCTGCTTCCGGCCCTGCTCGAGGCCGAGGTCGACGGCGATCCCTGGGACGCCCTGGCCACGGCCGCCGCAGCCGCACCCGCCGCGACGCTGGCGGCACGCGCCCAGCTGCTCGGCATCCCCGCCGCCGTCCCGGGCAGCGCGACCGGTATCCCGCCGCTCCGGACGCACCACCTCGGCGGCTCGGCACCGGTCGGCGGCTCGTTCGTCGTGCTGGACTTCTCGGCGATGTGGGCCGGCCCGCTCTGCGTCCACGTGCTCGGCCGCGCCGGGGCGCAGGTGGTCAAGGTCGAGGACGTCCGGCGTCCGGACGGCGCCCGGTTCGGACCGCCGGAGTTCTACGCCGAGCTGCACGACGGGCACGCGAGCCTGGTCCTGGACTTCTCGACGCCGGAGGGGCGCGCCGCGCTCGCCGCGCTCGCCGCCGACGCCGACGTCGTCGTGGAGAGCAGCCGCCCGCGGGCCCTGCGTCGGCTCGGGCTGGTCGCCGAGGAGTGGCTCGCGGCCCGACCGGGCCGGACCTGGATCTCGATCACCGGATACGGCCGGGACGACCCGGAGCAGCGGGTGGCGTTCGGCGACGACGCGGCGGTGGCAGGCGGCCTGCTCGCGACCGCGCCGGACGGGACGCCGGTGTTCTGCGGTGACGCGATCGCCGATCCGCTGACCGGGCTGTACGCGGCCGCCGCCGCGCTGGCCTCCCGGCGAACCGGCGGCGGCCACCTGCTCGACGTCGCGATGGCCGGGGTCTGCGCGGACCTGAGCCGTCCGGGTGACGCCCCCGTGGTGGAGCACCCTCGCGACGCCGACGGCGTCCTCCGTCATCCGGGCGCCACGACGCCCGGCGGCGACCCTCACGACCGGGCCGGTGACGGGTGGGCGGCGCCGTGCTGA
- a CDS encoding amidohydrolase family protein, with product MLIRNAEVDGVARVDVRTDGARITAVGPGLDRSPDEATVDARGGALLPGLHDHHVHLRAWAATRWSVRLAVADGPDDFDRRVREAVAAAPPDVWLRGIGWHESTGGPLDRHRLDALTGSRPTRIQHRTGVLWVLNSAALALTGAAGSTADGVERDATGEPTGRLWRADGWLRERTAPLRDPFPEVLADLARQAAAWGVTRWTDATPGRDQAETTALAALWSSGRGDSPAGTSAPAERGAADPGAGRPGAGRPGAAGASGLRLPWLVLMSPPGLSLPAGTAVRLGPQKLILDDATLPTVDALAATIGDSHATGSPVAVHCVTAEQLVTLVAAIEEAGAVPGDRVEHAGIVPPGYTARLAALGLAVVTNPGFLADRGDAYQRDVPAPERDWLYPVRSLRDAGVRVAAATDAPFGPPDPWVAIAAARDRRTPDGDVLGPDERVPASVALGLFLADPDRPGHQRRIAPGHPADLCLLHTPLATALAAPSSEHVRTTL from the coding sequence GTGCTGATCCGGAACGCCGAAGTGGACGGCGTCGCGCGCGTCGACGTCCGCACCGACGGCGCCCGGATCACCGCAGTGGGCCCGGGGCTGGACCGGTCGCCGGACGAGGCCACGGTGGACGCCCGCGGCGGCGCGTTGCTGCCCGGCCTGCACGACCACCACGTCCACCTCCGGGCCTGGGCGGCGACCCGCTGGTCGGTGCGGCTCGCGGTGGCCGACGGGCCGGACGACTTCGACCGGCGCGTCCGAGAGGCCGTCGCCGCCGCACCGCCGGACGTCTGGCTCCGCGGCATCGGCTGGCACGAGAGCACCGGCGGCCCGCTCGACCGGCACCGGCTGGACGCGTTGACCGGCTCGCGCCCGACCCGGATCCAGCACCGCACGGGTGTGCTCTGGGTGCTCAACAGCGCGGCGCTGGCGCTCACCGGAGCCGCGGGCAGCACGGCGGACGGCGTCGAGCGGGACGCGACCGGCGAGCCGACCGGGCGGCTCTGGCGGGCCGACGGGTGGCTGCGGGAGCGGACCGCGCCGTTGCGTGACCCGTTCCCGGAGGTGCTGGCCGACCTGGCCCGGCAGGCCGCGGCGTGGGGAGTGACACGCTGGACGGACGCCACCCCCGGCCGGGACCAGGCGGAGACGACCGCGTTGGCGGCCCTGTGGTCGAGCGGCCGGGGCGATTCCCCGGCTGGGACGAGTGCGCCGGCCGAGCGGGGCGCGGCCGACCCGGGCGCGGGTCGACCGGGCGCGGGTCGACCGGGCGCGGCTGGGGCGAGCGGGCTGCGGCTGCCGTGGCTCGTGCTGATGTCGCCCCCGGGCCTGAGCCTCCCGGCGGGTACCGCGGTGCGGCTCGGTCCGCAGAAGCTGATCCTCGATGACGCCACACTGCCCACCGTGGACGCGCTCGCCGCCACGATCGGCGACAGCCACGCCACCGGATCCCCGGTCGCCGTGCACTGCGTCACCGCCGAGCAGCTGGTGACGCTCGTCGCCGCGATCGAGGAGGCCGGCGCCGTCCCCGGCGACCGCGTCGAGCACGCCGGGATCGTGCCGCCCGGGTACACCGCCCGGCTCGCCGCGTTGGGACTCGCGGTGGTGACCAACCCGGGCTTCCTCGCCGACCGCGGCGACGCCTACCAGCGGGACGTCCCGGCACCCGAGCGCGACTGGCTCTACCCGGTGCGCTCGCTGCGCGACGCGGGCGTTCGAGTCGCCGCCGCGACCGACGCCCCGTTCGGGCCGCCCGACCCGTGGGTCGCGATCGCCGCCGCGAGAGACCGCCGGACGCCGGACGGCGACGTGCTCGGCCCGGACGAGCGAGTACCGGCCTCGGTCGCGCTCGGCCTGTTCCTCGCCGACCCGGACCGTCCGGGGCACCAACGCCGGATCGCGCCCGGTCACCCGGCCGACCTCTGTCTGCTGCACACCCCGCTCGCGACCGCCCTCGCGGCCCCATCGTCCGAGCACGTACGGACGACGCTCTAG
- a CDS encoding DUF4253 domain-containing protein, protein MMGSNDALAALAADPSGGSLGLTLPPGRLRHETEDGPRDQPMLWLSDDQPAADAWTVLRAAHARTGLWPLLLSGLSEDEPDRPWASGELDPTMVTSEPGAHDAEELLAGWWAAYTPDDDSQSAATAPFGTRWPGLAPPGVDQDDPDDAAAEVAYILADADVLTEPRLGLVPSRRGADAPAALGWGGPLNYENDTAQFSAVLRSWEDRFGARLVGLGFDTLLLSVAAPPTDHDHALRVAAEHFAFCPDNIWQGAGSLEQYAADLTGVSVWRFWWD, encoded by the coding sequence ATGATGGGATCCAACGATGCGCTGGCCGCCCTCGCCGCCGACCCGTCCGGTGGGTCACTCGGCCTGACGCTGCCACCCGGCCGCCTCCGGCACGAGACCGAGGACGGCCCCCGCGACCAGCCGATGCTCTGGCTCAGCGACGATCAGCCGGCCGCCGATGCGTGGACGGTACTTCGAGCCGCTCACGCCCGCACCGGACTATGGCCGCTGCTGCTGAGTGGCCTCTCGGAGGACGAGCCCGATCGTCCGTGGGCCAGTGGCGAACTCGACCCCACGATGGTCACCTCCGAACCCGGCGCCCACGACGCCGAAGAGCTCCTCGCCGGCTGGTGGGCCGCGTACACCCCGGACGACGATTCACAGTCCGCGGCCACTGCTCCGTTCGGCACCCGGTGGCCCGGCCTGGCTCCGCCCGGGGTCGATCAGGACGATCCCGACGACGCCGCTGCCGAGGTCGCGTACATCCTGGCCGACGCCGACGTACTGACTGAGCCGAGGCTGGGCCTGGTGCCGAGCCGACGCGGTGCCGACGCCCCGGCCGCCCTGGGCTGGGGCGGGCCGCTGAACTACGAGAACGACACCGCCCAGTTCTCCGCCGTGCTGCGCAGCTGGGAGGATCGGTTCGGGGCCCGGCTGGTCGGGCTCGGCTTCGACACGCTGCTCCTGAGTGTCGCCGCACCCCCGACCGACCACGATCATGCGTTGCGGGTGGCCGCCGAGCACTTCGCGTTCTGCCCGGACAACATCTGGCAGGGCGCCGGCTCGCTCGAGCAGTACGCGGCCGACCTGACCGGGGTGTCCGTCTGGCGCTTCTGGTGGGACTGA
- a CDS encoding NADP-dependent oxidoreductase, which translates to MKAQRYAEFGSPSVLTTVDLDRPVPGPGQVLLETAAAAFNPVDAAIRAGYLQPMFPGAFPYVPGIELAGRVAEVGPDVAGLTPGDAVIGLLPLDVAGASAEYALVPASVLTAAPTRVPLTDAAALPVGGLTAWQALFEHANLQAGQRILINGAGGAVGGYAVQLAARAGAHVLATASSRTAERAHRYGAAEIVDHTVTAVVDAVAEPVDVVLNLVAGADDPLLGLVAPGGVYVSTITDPPSDGPVRAVRMYVRSDAAQLATLVSRVDAGELEIDVAERLPLHELASVHERSEAGKLAGKVVLIP; encoded by the coding sequence ATGAAGGCTCAGCGCTACGCCGAGTTCGGATCGCCGTCGGTTCTCACCACTGTGGACCTCGACCGACCGGTGCCCGGCCCCGGCCAGGTACTGCTCGAGACCGCGGCGGCGGCGTTCAACCCGGTCGACGCCGCGATCCGCGCCGGGTACCTCCAGCCGATGTTTCCGGGCGCGTTCCCGTACGTCCCCGGCATCGAGCTGGCCGGCCGGGTCGCCGAGGTCGGCCCGGACGTCGCCGGCCTCACCCCCGGTGACGCGGTGATCGGGCTCTTACCGCTGGACGTCGCCGGTGCGTCCGCCGAGTACGCGCTGGTTCCGGCGTCGGTGCTCACCGCCGCACCCACCCGGGTCCCGCTCACCGACGCCGCCGCGCTGCCGGTCGGCGGCCTCACCGCCTGGCAGGCGCTGTTCGAGCACGCGAACCTGCAAGCCGGGCAGCGCATCCTGATCAACGGCGCCGGGGGAGCGGTGGGCGGCTACGCGGTGCAGCTGGCCGCCCGCGCCGGTGCCCACGTGCTCGCCACCGCCAGCTCGCGCACCGCGGAGCGAGCCCACCGGTACGGCGCGGCCGAGATCGTCGATCACACGGTCACCGCGGTCGTGGACGCCGTCGCCGAGCCGGTCGACGTCGTACTCAACCTGGTGGCCGGTGCGGACGACCCGCTGCTGGGGCTGGTCGCGCCCGGCGGCGTCTACGTCTCGACGATCACCGACCCGCCGTCCGACGGCCCGGTGCGGGCGGTGCGCATGTACGTCCGCAGTGACGCGGCCCAGCTGGCCACGCTGGTGTCCCGGGTGGACGCCGGTGAGCTGGAGATCGACGTCGCCGAGCGGCTGCCGCTGCACGAGCTGGCGTCGGTGCACGAGCGGTCGGAGGCCGGGAAGCTCGCCGGCAAGGTCGTGCTCATTCCCTAG
- a CDS encoding MarR family winged helix-turn-helix transcriptional regulator, with product MDVSSLLQHAIEQQLRSAGELTNVQFKILMRLLEASDGQLRMTDLADSLVVSRSGLTYQAGLLEKAGLITRTPSPDDERSTTLGLTAAGRERIAAVLPGHVDVVRQLLLDPLTRDDLGALADLLTRVRDHMRAAPPRSAAQRARKRADS from the coding sequence ATGGACGTCAGCAGCCTGCTCCAGCACGCGATCGAGCAGCAGCTCCGTAGCGCAGGGGAGCTCACGAACGTCCAGTTCAAGATCTTGATGCGGCTGTTGGAGGCGTCGGACGGGCAGCTGCGGATGACCGACCTGGCCGACAGCCTGGTGGTCAGCCGCAGCGGGCTGACCTACCAGGCGGGCCTGCTGGAGAAGGCAGGGCTGATCACGCGTACCCCCTCCCCCGACGACGAGCGCAGCACGACACTCGGCCTCACCGCGGCGGGCCGGGAGCGGATCGCCGCGGTCCTCCCCGGCCACGTGGACGTCGTCCGGCAACTGTTGCTCGACCCGCTCACCCGGGACGACCTCGGAGCGCTGGCCGACCTGCTGACCCGCGTCCGGGACCACATGCGAGCGGCGCCGCCCCGGTCCGCGGCACAGCGCGCCCGCAAGCGGGCGGACTCGTGA
- a CDS encoding enoyl-CoA hydratase/isomerase family protein: protein MTPDVPRLDVRALLDALGDPRATETFSPVLGVPLVAVEVPDGAAAAGLAGLVDPSRSAVDVRALPCVVVLVAPDPAVFTGVGHVPLLLGDVLLTDDPDAARPFVAPSDGSAAGLDALTAVAAANPLAASALALLLRSAEGLDVPAGLVAESATYSTLQAGAEFLRWRSGRPVKPAEGSGDRVRVEREGSLVRITLVRSQRRNALDAAMRDALAEAFALVIADPDGRLELRGDGPDFCAGGDLDEFGSRPDPALAHLTRLTRSPARLLHTVAGRATVHLHGACLGAGIELPAFAGRVVAAENTSIGLPEVTLGLVPGAGGTVSLPRRIGRQRTAWLGLSGQRVDATQALRWGLVDRVEEN, encoded by the coding sequence GTGACGCCCGACGTCCCACGACTCGACGTCAGGGCCCTGCTGGACGCGCTCGGCGACCCGCGAGCCACCGAGACGTTCTCCCCCGTGCTCGGGGTGCCGCTGGTGGCGGTGGAGGTTCCGGACGGTGCCGCCGCCGCGGGCCTCGCCGGGCTCGTCGACCCGAGTCGGTCGGCGGTCGACGTCCGGGCGCTGCCGTGCGTCGTCGTTCTGGTCGCGCCGGACCCGGCGGTGTTCACCGGGGTGGGGCACGTGCCGCTGCTGCTCGGCGACGTCCTGCTCACCGATGACCCGGACGCCGCACGGCCGTTCGTCGCCCCGTCCGACGGCAGCGCCGCGGGGCTGGACGCGCTCACCGCGGTGGCCGCGGCCAACCCGCTCGCGGCGTCGGCGCTGGCCCTGCTGCTGCGCTCGGCCGAGGGGCTCGACGTCCCGGCCGGGCTGGTGGCCGAGTCGGCGACGTACTCGACGCTCCAGGCCGGGGCGGAGTTCCTCCGCTGGCGATCCGGGCGGCCGGTCAAGCCCGCGGAGGGGAGCGGCGACCGAGTGCGCGTCGAGCGGGAGGGCAGCCTCGTCCGGATCACTCTCGTGCGGTCCCAACGGCGCAACGCGCTCGACGCGGCGATGCGGGACGCGCTCGCCGAGGCGTTCGCGCTGGTGATCGCGGATCCGGACGGTCGCCTGGAGCTCCGCGGCGACGGTCCGGACTTCTGCGCAGGCGGCGACCTCGACGAGTTCGGAAGCCGCCCCGACCCCGCACTCGCGCACCTCACCCGGCTGACGCGCAGCCCGGCCCGGCTGCTGCACACCGTCGCCGGTCGCGCCACCGTCCACCTGCACGGCGCCTGCCTGGGCGCGGGGATCGAGCTGCCGGCGTTCGCCGGACGCGTCGTGGCCGCCGAGAACACGTCGATCGGCCTGCCGGAGGTGACGCTCGGGCTGGTGCCCGGCGCCGGCGGAACCGTCAGCCTGCCGCGCCGGATCGGCCGCCAACGCACGGCCTGGCTCGGCCTGTCCGGGCAGCGCGTGGACGCCACCCAAGCGCTCCGCTGGGGCCTTGTCGACAGGGTCGAAGAAAACTGA
- a CDS encoding DUF4062 domain-containing protein: MRVFVSSTSEESARYRGAAIAVCHRLGLQPVDAADLPDPAARRAAVGGCDLLVLLLGAGFGSGPPGTHASYLELEYEWAAGRQRPRILAFAVAPRSENDPADDGVDRFATVLRTRHGLTRVASVPEFRAALLRALAPYGGGAEPEPAPAVPAPPAFHAVPPYVGSAPFTGRADALETLDAWGRSDDPVLVVESIGGIGKSALTWEWARARAPEVVDGLYGRLWWSFYGGSASITRFLRETLVYVSGLPRDEVGRLGRTELTERVLAALRERPYLLVLDGFERLLTAFGRFDPSKLRDEDVESARRSLIEPHADEVVRALASVGPSKVLVSTRLMPDALAGRYGRPVPGVTHLGLPGLTDADTRVLLDRLGAPGVPERVTPFFRQLENHPLLVGVVAGLARTHPGGLDGWLADGVGPEFAGLDLARRRAHLLDAALAATPAPHRQLLGWISVLPGAVDRTTMEAINPFRPGNARDWDGAAEDVEARVRLDAALTDLEERGLLWWDRSTAATAYDLHPIVRSYVHDTLDAPERVAANERIRDHFQSLPPEDPATATSVEDLRQTLTLFYALVGAGQRTEASAVWSRALGDPLLLNLGAAATVVELLTPLAADGSRAVRADLAIAYYLLGQYTVAVAQDTSLLADALLARDAEAVARSLARLAVGLAAAGQELAAARTLELYAAVRDAAGDLAKGDAWLLGERGIGAIRCGRLDEGLALLDESAAAAASVRIPPAAWSEAALAYWRCVAALASGDLAEEALDAAAAYAGDWRHRRRVAELRAEWLLRAGRYADALAVQQDVERYDRDAGRETAPATTAYLLAQLDRREEAEGALDEALQRLARLHPAARPHHRIAMALLALGRADEATKHALNAYTQAWRDGPPYASAHDLESARALLRDLGVGEPVLPTRESVTVPLERDVHAFVDSAF; encoded by the coding sequence GTGCGGGTCTTCGTCAGCAGCACGTCGGAGGAGTCGGCTCGGTACCGTGGAGCCGCGATCGCGGTCTGCCATCGGCTCGGTCTGCAACCGGTGGACGCCGCGGACCTTCCCGACCCGGCGGCGCGCCGGGCCGCGGTCGGGGGATGCGATCTGCTGGTCCTGCTGCTCGGGGCCGGCTTCGGGAGCGGACCGCCCGGCACCCACGCCTCCTACCTGGAGCTGGAGTACGAGTGGGCGGCCGGACGGCAGCGCCCCCGGATCCTGGCGTTCGCGGTGGCACCGAGGAGCGAGAACGACCCGGCCGACGACGGCGTCGATCGGTTCGCGACCGTGCTCCGGACGCGGCACGGGCTGACCCGGGTGGCGAGCGTGCCGGAGTTCCGGGCGGCGTTGCTGCGGGCGCTGGCCCCGTACGGTGGCGGCGCGGAGCCCGAGCCTGCTCCGGCGGTACCGGCTCCGCCGGCCTTCCACGCGGTGCCGCCGTACGTCGGCAGCGCACCGTTCACCGGGCGGGCCGACGCGCTGGAGACGCTCGACGCCTGGGGCCGCTCGGATGACCCGGTCCTCGTGGTGGAGTCCATCGGCGGCATCGGGAAGAGCGCGCTGACCTGGGAGTGGGCGCGGGCCCGGGCGCCGGAGGTCGTCGACGGCCTGTACGGGCGGCTCTGGTGGAGCTTCTACGGTGGCTCGGCGTCGATCACCCGGTTCCTGCGGGAGACGCTGGTGTACGTCTCCGGTCTGCCCCGCGACGAAGTGGGTCGGCTGGGCCGCACCGAGCTCACCGAGCGAGTGCTCGCCGCGTTACGCGAACGTCCGTACCTGCTGGTGCTCGACGGCTTCGAGCGGCTGCTCACGGCGTTCGGGCGGTTCGACCCGTCCAAGCTCCGCGACGAGGACGTGGAATCGGCACGCCGGTCGCTGATCGAGCCGCACGCGGACGAGGTGGTCCGGGCGCTGGCCTCGGTGGGGCCGTCGAAGGTGCTGGTGAGCACCCGTCTGATGCCGGACGCGCTAGCCGGCCGGTACGGGCGCCCGGTGCCCGGCGTCACGCACCTGGGGCTCCCCGGCCTGACCGACGCGGACACGCGCGTCCTGCTCGACCGGCTGGGCGCGCCGGGCGTCCCGGAGCGCGTCACCCCGTTCTTCCGGCAGCTGGAGAACCATCCGCTGCTGGTCGGCGTCGTCGCGGGGCTGGCCAGGACCCACCCCGGCGGTCTCGACGGCTGGCTGGCCGACGGCGTCGGGCCCGAGTTCGCGGGGCTCGACCTGGCGAGGCGCCGCGCGCACCTGCTGGACGCCGCGCTCGCCGCCACCCCGGCGCCGCACCGCCAGCTGCTCGGCTGGATCTCGGTGCTGCCCGGGGCGGTCGACCGGACCACGATGGAGGCGATCAACCCGTTCCGCCCCGGCAACGCGCGGGACTGGGACGGGGCCGCGGAGGACGTGGAGGCACGCGTCCGGCTGGACGCCGCGCTCACCGACCTCGAGGAGCGCGGACTGCTCTGGTGGGATCGGTCGACGGCGGCCACCGCGTACGACCTGCACCCGATCGTCCGCTCCTACGTGCACGACACGTTGGACGCTCCGGAGCGCGTCGCCGCGAACGAACGGATCCGCGACCACTTCCAGAGCCTGCCACCGGAGGATCCGGCGACCGCGACCAGCGTCGAGGACCTCCGGCAGACGCTCACGCTCTTCTACGCGCTGGTCGGCGCCGGGCAGCGGACGGAGGCGAGTGCGGTCTGGTCGCGGGCGCTGGGCGACCCGCTGTTACTCAACCTCGGCGCAGCGGCCACGGTGGTCGAGCTGCTGACGCCGCTCGCCGCGGACGGCAGCCGAGCGGTGCGTGCCGACCTCGCGATCGCGTACTACCTGCTCGGCCAGTACACGGTCGCGGTCGCGCAGGACACCAGCCTGCTCGCCGACGCGCTGCTCGCCCGGGACGCCGAGGCGGTGGCGCGGAGCCTGGCGCGGCTCGCCGTCGGACTGGCCGCCGCCGGCCAGGAGCTCGCGGCGGCCCGGACGCTGGAGCTCTACGCGGCAGTGCGGGACGCGGCGGGAGACCTGGCGAAAGGTGACGCCTGGCTGCTCGGCGAGCGGGGCATCGGCGCGATCCGGTGCGGACGGCTCGACGAGGGCCTGGCGCTGCTCGACGAGTCGGCGGCCGCAGCGGCGTCCGTGCGGATCCCACCGGCCGCGTGGTCGGAGGCGGCCCTGGCGTACTGGCGGTGCGTCGCCGCGCTGGCGTCCGGCGACCTTGCCGAGGAGGCGCTGGACGCCGCCGCGGCGTACGCCGGTGACTGGCGGCACCGCCGCCGGGTGGCCGAGCTGCGTGCGGAGTGGCTGCTCCGCGCCGGGCGGTACGCGGACGCGCTCGCCGTGCAGCAGGACGTGGAGCGCTACGACCGGGACGCCGGGCGGGAGACCGCGCCGGCGACCACCGCGTACCTGCTGGCCCAGCTCGACCGGCGCGAGGAGGCGGAAGGCGCGCTGGACGAGGCGCTGCAGCGGCTCGCCCGACTGCACCCGGCCGCACGTCCGCACCACCGGATCGCGATGGCGTTGCTCGCGCTCGGCCGCGCGGACGAGGCGACGAAACACGCCCTGAACGCTTACACGCAGGCGTGGCGGGACGGCCCGCCGTACGCGTCCGCGCACGATCTGGAGTCCGCGCGTGCGCTGCTGCGCGACCTGGGCGTGGGCGAGCCCGTGCTTCCGACGCGGGAGTCGGTGACCGTCCCGCTCGAGCGCGACGTCCACGCGTTCGTGGACTCAGCGTTCTGA
- a CDS encoding SDR family oxidoreductase — translation MREHPSIFSIRPTVAIDLSDRHALVTGSTQGIGYAIAAGLAAAGARVLVNGRSAERVDEAVKTIRYEVSGADVRGVAADVTTAAGADAVRAEAPELDILVNNLGIFGAKPVLEIDDDEWRRYFDVNVLTGVRLTRTYLPGMMERGWGRVMYISSDSSVVTPVEMVHYGVTKTALLAVSRGFAKAAAGTGVTVNSVLAGPTHTRGVEDFVAELVGDDLPWDEAQRRFMAEHRPQSLLQRLIEPPEIAHLVTYLASDLASATTGGAIRVDGGYVDSILP, via the coding sequence ATGAGGGAGCACCCATCGATCTTCTCGATCCGCCCCACCGTCGCGATCGACCTGTCCGACCGGCACGCGCTGGTGACCGGCTCGACCCAGGGCATCGGCTACGCGATCGCCGCCGGGCTCGCGGCCGCGGGCGCGCGGGTCCTGGTCAACGGACGGTCCGCCGAGCGGGTGGACGAGGCGGTGAAGACGATCCGCTACGAGGTGTCCGGCGCCGACGTCCGGGGCGTCGCCGCCGACGTGACGACCGCTGCGGGCGCGGACGCCGTCCGCGCGGAGGCACCCGAGCTGGACATCCTCGTCAACAACCTCGGCATTTTCGGGGCCAAACCGGTGCTGGAGATCGACGACGACGAGTGGCGGCGCTACTTCGACGTCAACGTGCTCACCGGCGTCCGGCTCACCCGCACGTATCTGCCGGGCATGATGGAGCGCGGCTGGGGCCGGGTGATGTACATCAGCAGCGACTCGTCGGTCGTCACGCCGGTGGAGATGGTGCACTACGGGGTCACGAAGACCGCGCTGCTCGCGGTCTCCCGCGGCTTCGCGAAGGCTGCCGCCGGTACCGGGGTGACCGTCAACTCGGTACTCGCCGGACCGACGCACACCCGCGGCGTGGAGGACTTCGTGGCCGAGTTGGTCGGCGACGACCTCCCGTGGGACGAGGCCCAGCGCCGGTTCATGGCCGAGCACCGTCCGCAGTCGCTGCTCCAGCGCCTGATCGAGCCGCCGGAGATCGCGCATCTCGTGACGTACCTGGCTTCCGACCTCGCATCCGCGACGACCGGGGGCGCGATCCGCGTCGACGGCGGCTACGTGGACTCGATCCTGCCGTAG